A genomic window from Vanessa atalanta chromosome 7, ilVanAtal1.2, whole genome shotgun sequence includes:
- the LOC125065291 gene encoding short neuropeptide F, with amino-acid sequence MTWNTIFALAIYGLTAVCMLPASSAQDLSQYDSASAVSDSQGGWDALGGLYALLAQHDALGGHALARKSVRSPSRRLRFGRRSDPDMPPQAPLDEMDELLSLRDVRTPVRLRFGRRSDERAVPHIFPQEEQDRAVRAPSMRLRFGRRSDNNMFLLPYESALPKEVKAGSSEDDRQQN; translated from the exons ATGACTTGGAACACAATTTTTGCTCTGGCAATTTACGGCCTCACAGCGGTCTGTATGTTGCCTGCATCTTCCGCTCAGGATCTCTCGCAATACGACA gtGCTTCAGCAGTGTCCGATAGTCAAGGAGGTTGGGATGCCCTCGGCGGACTATATGCGTTGCTCGCTCAACACGATGCCTTAGGCGGCCACGCACTTGCGCGCAAATCTGTGCGCTCGCCTTCCCGCCGCCTGCGCTTCGGACGCCGCTCGGACCCTGACATGCCCCCTCAAGCGCCC cTTGATGAAATGGACGAACTTCTGTCCCTGCGCGACGTGCGTACGCCTGTACGTCTCCGCTTCGGACGCCGATCCGACGAGCGTGCCGTGCCTCACATCTTCCCTCAGGAg GAGCAAGACCGGGCCGTGCGAGCTCCCTCGATGCGTCTCCGCTTCGGACGTCGCTCCGATAATAATATGTTCTTGTTGCCTTACgag TCGGCACTACCTAAAGAGGTGAAGGCGGGCAGCTCAGAAGACGACAGACAACAGAACTAA